A window of Primulina huaijiensis isolate GDHJ02 chromosome 9, ASM1229523v2, whole genome shotgun sequence contains these coding sequences:
- the LOC140984248 gene encoding uncharacterized protein — MANSRLKFISVFLLLSLAVICEATVEKADEKRAESWSEWAKKKLSVGLTGAKAADLDSSDTNKFDDTAKKTKDKITETTTGAGKYTADKATEAEDKTSELGGKATEKTGSAKDKASELGKETYEKAGEAKDKVAEEGEKRATEGADTLSWAKEKVIGGYDAAKAKAGETYESAKDKSRQVIENLHPSGHAHDEEL, encoded by the exons ATGGCGAACAGCAGGTTGAAGTTTATTTCTGTGTTTTTGTTACTGTCATTGGCGGTGATTTGCGAGGCAACCGTTGAGAAAGCAGACGAAAAGAGAGCAGAATCTTGGAGTGAATGGGCAAAGAAAAAGTTATCTGTTGGCCTTACCGGCGCTAAAGCTGCTGATCTTGATTCCAGTGATACCAATAAGTTCGATGATACGGCCAAGAAAACCAAAGACAAAATTACCGAAACAACTACTG GAGCCGGGAAGTACACCGCAGACAAAGCAACAGAAGCCGAAGACAAAACCAGTGAACTCGGCGGGAAAGCTACCGAGAAGACCGGATCAGCCAAAGACAAGGCGAGTGAACTTGGCAAGGAAACATACGAGAAAGCTGGGGAAGCAAAAGATAAGGTGGCGGAGGAAGGCGAGAAGAGAGCAACTGAGGGAGCAGACACCCTGAGTTGGGCGAAGGAGAAAGTAATAGGAGGGTATGATGCGGCGAAAGCCAAGGCCGGAGAGACGTACGAGTCCGCCAAAGATAAATCACGCCAAGTTATCGAAAATCTTCACCCGAGTGGCCATGCCCACGACGAAGAACTGTGA